Proteins co-encoded in one Oreochromis aureus strain Israel breed Guangdong linkage group 3, ZZ_aureus, whole genome shotgun sequence genomic window:
- the LOC120437990 gene encoding class II histocompatibility antigen, B-L beta chain-like produces the protein MASSFLCLLFISLSTADGFMTYRLSRCDFNSTELKDIQFTDSYYYNYNYYYQTHCYLEYTPRSGEKISCVVEHASLEKPLITNWDPSSSSLMPKTERDKLAIGASGLILCLILSLAGFMYYRQRARGRILVPTD, from the exons ATGGCTTCATCCTTCCTCTGCCTCCTCTTCATCAGCCTCAGCACAGCAG ATGGATTCATGACTTATAGACTGTCTCGCTGTGACTTTAACTCCACTGAGCTGAAGGACATCCAGTTCACCGACTCTTACTATTACAACTACAACTATTACTACCAGACCCACTGCTACCTGGAGTACACACCCAG GTCTGGAGAGAAGATCTCCTGTGTGGTGGAGCATGCCAGCCTGGAGAAACCTCTGATCACTAACTGGG ATCCCTCCTCATCCTCATTAATGCCTAAGACAGAGAGGGACAAGCTTGCCATCGGCGCCTCAGGACTGATCCTCTGTCTGATCTTGTCTCTGGCTGGGTTCATGtactacagacagagagctcGAG GTCGTATCCTGGTTCCCACAGACTGA